A window from Flavobacterium sp. 83 encodes these proteins:
- a CDS encoding TonB-dependent receptor plug domain-containing protein, whose translation MKNFFIILITLLGLTTYAQIRKGIVVDSDGTSVENAYIYNISSESHAHTDEFGMFSIDKTGLKDVLKVTALGYKKTSFIVTSSEIIVSLEGDSFRLNEVVIQAKLSAMNVISKIDLQTTPVNSSQEILRKVPGLFIGQHAGGGKAEQLFLRGFDIDHGTDIAISVDGMPVNMVSHAHGQGYADLHFVIPETVEKIDFGKGTYYANKGDFATAGYVAFQTKDKIEKSSIGLEVGQFNTLRTVGLFNLLGNQKKQSAYIATEYILTDGPFDSPQNFNRINLLGKYSAILEDNSKISVAASRFSSKWDASGQIPQRLVDNGTISRFGSVDDTEGGSTSRTNINASLNKPIDENTFLKANAFYSNYQFELYSNFTFFLDDPINGDQIKQKENRDIYGMNAELNKKTKLNDVDISLQYGVGFRADATKDTELSHTLNRITTLQQIKLGDIDESNLFSYVNSEFSFGKLMINPAVRLDYFKFNYQDKLTTDYNTQTESKVKISPKVNFIYSQNNNLQFYIKSGMGFHSNDTRVVVQNSGKQILPTAIGTDIGTIWKPFPKLIVNSALWYLYLEQEFVYVGDAGVIQPSGKSKRMGFDLGLRYQLNDWFFLDTDANYTYARSIDEPKGQDYIPLAPDFTSTGGLSFQNLNGFSGGIHYRYLKNRPANEDNSIVAKGYFVSDFNINYKLKNISFGIVIDNLFNTKWNETQFATESRLKNEPTSVEEIHFTPGTPFFMKGKITYTF comes from the coding sequence ATGAAGAACTTTTTTATTATCCTGATAACTCTTTTGGGTTTGACAACGTATGCCCAGATTCGAAAAGGAATAGTAGTTGATAGCGATGGAACTTCTGTAGAAAATGCATACATCTATAATATAAGTTCCGAAAGTCATGCACATACCGATGAATTTGGGATGTTCAGTATTGATAAAACTGGCCTGAAAGATGTGTTGAAAGTAACTGCTTTAGGGTATAAAAAAACAAGTTTTATCGTTACGTCATCAGAAATTATTGTAAGCTTAGAAGGTGATAGCTTTAGATTGAATGAAGTGGTAATTCAGGCCAAGCTTTCGGCTATGAATGTGATTTCAAAAATAGATTTGCAAACAACACCTGTAAATTCTTCACAGGAGATTTTACGAAAAGTACCAGGATTATTCATCGGTCAACATGCTGGTGGGGGAAAAGCGGAGCAACTATTTTTGAGAGGTTTTGATATCGATCATGGAACTGATATAGCGATTTCAGTGGACGGAATGCCTGTAAATATGGTTTCGCATGCGCACGGTCAAGGTTACGCTGATTTGCATTTTGTAATTCCGGAAACAGTAGAGAAAATAGATTTTGGAAAAGGAACGTATTATGCTAACAAAGGGGATTTTGCTACAGCAGGATACGTTGCTTTCCAAACTAAAGATAAAATTGAAAAAAGTAGTATTGGTCTCGAAGTTGGTCAATTCAATACATTAAGAACAGTAGGGTTATTTAATCTTTTGGGAAACCAAAAAAAGCAGAGCGCTTACATTGCGACTGAATATATACTGACGGATGGTCCATTTGATTCCCCCCAAAATTTTAACAGAATCAATTTGTTAGGTAAATATTCTGCTATTTTGGAAGATAACAGCAAAATTTCAGTAGCAGCTTCTCGTTTTTCCAGTAAGTGGGATGCTTCAGGACAAATACCGCAACGGTTGGTCGATAATGGAACTATTTCTAGATTTGGTTCAGTGGATGATACGGAAGGAGGAAGTACTTCGAGAACAAATATAAATGCTTCTTTAAATAAACCTATTGATGAAAATACATTCTTGAAAGCCAATGCTTTTTATTCGAATTATCAATTTGAATTGTATTCTAATTTCACGTTCTTTTTAGATGATCCTATTAATGGAGACCAGATTAAACAGAAAGAAAATAGAGATATTTACGGAATGAATGCGGAACTGAATAAAAAAACTAAGCTAAACGATGTAGATATTTCATTACAATATGGCGTTGGTTTTCGTGCTGATGCTACAAAAGATACTGAGCTTTCACATACATTAAATAGAATTACTACTTTGCAGCAAATTAAATTAGGGGATATTGATGAGTCTAATTTATTCTCGTATGTGAATTCAGAATTCAGTTTTGGAAAATTAATGATTAATCCCGCAGTGCGATTGGATTATTTTAAATTTAATTACCAAGATAAATTGACTACGGATTATAATACGCAAACAGAAAGTAAAGTGAAAATTTCACCAAAAGTGAATTTCATTTATTCCCAAAATAACAATTTGCAGTTTTATATAAAATCAGGAATGGGATTTCATTCGAATGATACTCGCGTTGTGGTTCAAAATAGTGGTAAACAAATTTTACCTACAGCAATAGGAACCGATATTGGTACGATTTGGAAACCATTTCCAAAGTTAATCGTGAATTCCGCTTTATGGTATTTGTATCTGGAACAAGAGTTTGTTTATGTGGGTGATGCCGGAGTTATTCAACCAAGCGGAAAATCAAAACGCATGGGATTTGATTTAGGATTGCGGTATCAATTGAATGATTGGTTTTTTTTGGATACAGATGCTAATTATACCTATGCCAGAAGTATTGATGAGCCAAAAGGACAAGATTACATTCCATTAGCACCTGATTTTACTTCGACGGGAGGTTTAAGTTTTCAGAATTTAAATGGTTTTTCGGGTGGAATTCATTATCGCTATTTAAAAAATCGTCCAGCAAACGAAGATAATTCAATAGTTGCGAAAGGCTATTTTGTTTCGGATTTCAACATCAATTACAAACTAAAAAATATTTCTTTTGGAATAGTAATTGATAATTTATTCAATACCAAATGGAATGAAACCCAGTTTGCCACTGAATCAAGATTAAAAAATGAACCAACAAGTGTAGAAGAAATACATTTTACACCGGGAACGCCTTTTTTCATGAAAGGAAAAATTACGTATACGTTTTAG
- a CDS encoding glutathione peroxidase, with the protein MKNLLFLTCSMLFLFSCQNQAQTKKTKLNKSNTTMTKETIYQFKVEDLSGKIFDFASLKGKKVMIVNTASKCGLTPQYKDLEAIYKQYSSKGFVIVGFPANNFASQEPGTNEEIATFCQLNYGVTFPMMDKVSVKGDDMCAVYQFLTQKSKNGLQDSEVEWNFQKYLINEKGELEKVISPKMLPTDPEVINWIKA; encoded by the coding sequence ATGAAAAACCTATTATTCTTAACATGTTCTATGTTATTTCTATTTAGTTGCCAAAACCAGGCACAAACAAAAAAAACAAAATTAAATAAAAGTAATACTACTATGACCAAGGAAACCATTTATCAATTTAAAGTCGAGGATTTATCAGGAAAGATTTTTGATTTTGCGTCCTTGAAAGGTAAAAAAGTAATGATTGTGAATACCGCTTCAAAATGTGGTTTGACGCCTCAATACAAAGACCTTGAGGCTATCTATAAGCAATATTCTTCTAAAGGATTTGTTATTGTTGGCTTTCCAGCCAATAACTTTGCTTCTCAAGAACCTGGAACTAATGAAGAAATTGCTACTTTTTGCCAATTGAATTATGGCGTGACTTTTCCTATGATGGATAAAGTTTCAGTAAAAGGAGATGATATGTGTGCAGTATATCAGTTTTTGACTCAAAAATCAAAAAATGGATTACAAGATTCAGAAGTAGAATGGAATTTTCAAAAATACTTAATCAATGAAAAAGGAGAATTAGAAAAAGTAATTTCTCCAAAAATGTTACCTACAGATCCTGAAGTAATAAACTGGATTAAAGCATAG
- a CDS encoding tRNA-dihydrouridine synthase, with product MDYTLLSSPLQGFTDFRFRNAQNKLFGGIDTYYSPYIRLNGKLVIKPSYERDLLPENNVGLEVIPQVITNDADEFLFVAKYVRELGYKELNWNLGCPYPMVTKSGMGSGLISNPEKINNILHRAHSESDIIVSMKMRLGYDNSEEILDVLPILDTYPIKNIAIHARIGKQLYKGGVNLDAFQLCIDNTKHKLYYNGDITSVAKFQEMQQRFPSIDHWMIGRGLISDPFLPSMIKNNTMEYPANKMELFSAFHDTLYAIYSESLSGSAHILLKMYHLWEYFSATFSNPHKVLKQIKKAQSIRNYEAAVAAIFKNEKI from the coding sequence ATGGACTATACCTTACTCTCATCGCCTTTACAAGGATTTACTGATTTTCGTTTTAGAAATGCCCAAAACAAATTGTTTGGTGGTATTGATACCTACTATTCCCCATACATTCGTTTAAACGGAAAACTTGTCATTAAGCCGTCCTATGAACGCGACCTTCTTCCTGAAAACAATGTAGGTTTAGAGGTAATTCCGCAAGTTATAACAAACGATGCCGATGAGTTTTTATTTGTAGCCAAATATGTTCGGGAATTGGGATACAAAGAATTAAACTGGAATTTAGGCTGTCCGTATCCTATGGTTACAAAATCTGGTATGGGTTCCGGTTTGATCAGTAATCCTGAGAAAATTAACAACATTCTTCACAGAGCACATTCTGAATCTGACATTATTGTGTCTATGAAGATGCGTTTGGGTTATGATAATAGTGAAGAAATTCTTGATGTTTTGCCCATTTTAGATACGTATCCAATTAAAAATATTGCCATACATGCGCGCATTGGCAAGCAACTGTATAAAGGTGGTGTAAACTTAGATGCGTTTCAACTATGTATTGACAACACGAAACATAAATTGTATTATAATGGTGATATCACTTCGGTGGCTAAGTTTCAGGAAATGCAGCAACGTTTTCCTTCTATTGACCACTGGATGATAGGACGAGGATTAATTTCTGATCCTTTTTTACCGAGTATGATAAAAAACAATACTATGGAATATCCAGCAAATAAAATGGAATTATTCAGTGCATTTCATGACACTTTATATGCCATATACAGTGAATCTTTATCTGGATCAGCCCATATTTTACTGAAGATGTATCATTTATGGGAATATTTTTCAGCTACTTTTTCAAATCCACATAAAGTATTGAAACAAATAAAAAAAGCGCAGAGTATTCGAAACTATGAAGCAGCTGTTGCAGCAATTTTCAAAAATGAGAAAATTTAA
- a CDS encoding GNAT family N-acetyltransferase, with the protein MEIKLRDYQTEDTQEILAIINYNILNSTALYDYKTRSYEQQKALLEEKITKNFPVIIAELDGVVVGFGMYSEFRFREAYKFTVEHSVYVNKDFHGKGIGKMLLQELIGLAKKQGLHTMIAVIDSENQSSIDFHQKFGFKTVGIIKESGFKFDRWLHSVFMQLILE; encoded by the coding sequence ATGGAAATCAAGTTAAGAGACTATCAAACTGAAGACACACAAGAGATATTAGCTATTATAAATTACAATATTCTTAATTCTACAGCGCTTTACGATTACAAAACACGAAGCTATGAACAGCAAAAAGCACTATTAGAAGAAAAAATCACTAAAAACTTCCCTGTTATTATAGCTGAATTAGACGGAGTTGTTGTTGGTTTTGGTATGTATAGCGAATTTAGATTCAGAGAAGCCTATAAATTTACCGTTGAACATTCCGTTTATGTCAATAAAGATTTTCATGGCAAAGGTATTGGCAAAATGCTGTTGCAAGAATTAATTGGACTAGCAAAAAAACAAGGATTACACACTATGATTGCCGTTATTGACTCAGAAAATCAAAGCAGTATTGATTTTCATCAAAAATTTGGTTTTAAAACGGTTGGAATTATTAAAGAATCCGGTTTTAAATTTGATCGCTGGTTGCATTCTGTCTTTATGCAATTAATTTTAGAATAA
- the menD gene encoding 2-succinyl-5-enolpyruvyl-6-hydroxy-3-cyclohexene-1-carboxylic-acid synthase — MIYPKIPLAQSIIEICLAKGINTIIISPGSRNAPLTIGFVSNPAFQCYSIADERSAAFFALGIAQQTKHPVALVCTSGSALLNYYPAFAEAFYSQIPLIVISADRPQSKIDIGDGQTIRQENVFANHSLYNANLNEAVSKANDFKINEAIDFAVHKKGPVHINAPFEEPLYETVSELSIDVMVNGFANLNALSTVENVSDFADIWNNSTKKMILVGVNEPNLISEKTIAALAQDESVVVMTETTSNLHHPSFINNIDTIITPFSNEDFEDFRPEILVTFGGMIVSKRIKAFLRKYKPKHHWHIDSLRAYDTFNALTKHFEVNPNTFFEAFLPLTVAIKSDYFEKLEAVKLLRKQKHEIYLGKIQFSDFKVFEKIIQSLPRNSQLQISNSSAIRYAQLIDIDSSIEVYCNRGTSGIDGSTSTAIGAAVANKKQTVFITGDIGFLYDSNALWNNYIPKNFKIILINNGGGGIFRILPGHEETPVFNTFFETSHGLTAEHLAKMYGFEYAVASDEKGLVTELDAFYSQNEKPGILEVFTPTLDNDRILLQYFKELV, encoded by the coding sequence ATGATTTACCCCAAAATACCTTTAGCGCAAAGCATCATTGAGATTTGTTTGGCCAAAGGAATCAACACCATAATAATTTCCCCAGGTTCTCGTAATGCTCCGCTAACAATTGGTTTTGTGAGCAATCCTGCTTTTCAATGTTACAGTATAGCTGATGAACGTTCCGCTGCTTTTTTTGCACTTGGAATTGCGCAGCAAACAAAACATCCAGTCGCCTTAGTTTGTACATCGGGTTCCGCATTACTGAATTATTATCCTGCTTTTGCGGAAGCATTTTACAGTCAGATTCCTTTAATAGTAATCTCGGCGGACAGACCACAAAGTAAAATAGACATTGGAGACGGACAAACCATCCGACAGGAAAATGTGTTTGCAAACCATTCTTTATACAATGCTAATTTAAATGAAGCTGTTTCAAAAGCAAATGATTTCAAAATAAATGAAGCGATAGATTTTGCCGTGCATAAAAAAGGTCCTGTTCATATCAATGCGCCATTTGAAGAGCCTTTATACGAAACCGTTTCAGAACTTTCAATAGATGTTATGGTTAATGGTTTTGCAAATTTGAATGCATTGAGCACTGTAGAAAACGTTTCGGATTTTGCTGATATTTGGAACAATTCAACTAAAAAAATGATTTTAGTTGGTGTGAATGAACCCAACTTGATTAGCGAAAAAACAATCGCTGCATTGGCTCAAGATGAATCGGTTGTTGTTATGACGGAAACTACGTCTAACTTGCATCATCCTTCCTTTATCAACAATATCGATACTATAATTACCCCTTTTAGTAATGAAGATTTTGAGGATTTTCGACCAGAAATATTGGTGACTTTTGGTGGAATGATTGTTTCTAAAAGAATCAAGGCTTTTTTGAGAAAATACAAGCCAAAACACCATTGGCATATTGACTCATTGAGAGCGTACGATACTTTTAATGCTTTGACGAAACATTTTGAAGTAAATCCTAATACTTTTTTCGAAGCATTTTTACCTTTAACAGTTGCTATAAAAAGCGATTATTTTGAAAAATTAGAAGCAGTGAAACTTTTGCGAAAGCAAAAACATGAAATCTATTTGGGAAAAATTCAATTTTCAGATTTTAAAGTTTTCGAAAAAATAATTCAAAGTTTACCAAGAAACAGTCAATTACAAATCAGTAACAGTTCAGCGATTCGATACGCACAATTAATAGACATTGATTCATCGATTGAAGTGTATTGCAATCGAGGTACCAGCGGAATCGACGGAAGCACTTCTACAGCTATTGGTGCGGCTGTGGCCAATAAAAAACAAACGGTTTTCATAACAGGAGATATTGGGTTCTTGTATGATAGCAATGCATTATGGAACAATTATATTCCGAAAAATTTCAAAATAATTTTGATTAATAACGGTGGAGGAGGTATTTTTAGAATTCTGCCCGGACATGAAGAAACTCCTGTTTTTAATACTTTCTTTGAAACATCACATGGTCTTACTGCAGAGCATTTGGCTAAAATGTATGGTTTTGAATATGCTGTTGCTAGTGATGAAAAAGGTCTAGTGACGGAACTAGATGCTTTTTATAGTCAAAATGAAAAACCTGGTATTCTGGAAGTTTTTACACCAACATTAGATAACGATAGAATTTTGTTACAGTATTTTAAAGAATTGGTTTAA
- a CDS encoding DUF2853 family protein, with protein sequence MSARDELIVKYAADLKDKCGVNPDMDLLTKVTIGCGPSIYNADSATVAGSQQSELDTVKNNFLIKKLGLADSTDLDAGIDAVMEKYGRSNKNKYRVVVYYLLAVHFGKESVYN encoded by the coding sequence ATGAGTGCAAGAGATGAATTAATTGTAAAGTATGCAGCCGATTTGAAAGACAAATGTGGCGTTAATCCTGATATGGATTTATTGACAAAAGTAACAATTGGTTGTGGTCCATCAATTTATAATGCCGATTCGGCAACAGTTGCTGGAAGCCAACAATCAGAATTGGACACGGTGAAAAATAATTTTCTAATTAAGAAATTAGGGCTCGCTGATAGTACAGATTTAGATGCAGGAATTGATGCCGTAATGGAAAAATACGGTCGTTCCAATAAAAATAAATACCGAGTTGTGGTATATTATTTATTGGCAGTTCATTTTGGAAAAGAGAGTGTTTACAATTAA
- a CDS encoding S1 RNA-binding domain-containing protein, giving the protein MIEIGKYNTLTILRDTKVGLFLGNPEKDPEGIHDILLPNKYVPNEFEIGEELIVFVYLDHEERPVATTLEPYILLNEFALLRVNYTNQVGAFMDWGMEKDILVPFKEQARPMEKGKRYLVYLYMDEKTNRLVASSKLNQFLKNDHLTVEKGEEVDLIVSHITELGINVIINEKHKGLLYKDEVYDDAIRTGDRMRGYIKTIRPDNKIDVALQVQGYQSIEPNAEKILDELRASRGFLRLTDNSHPEDIKTVLKMSKKTFKKAIGALYREKLIEIKEDGIYLVKE; this is encoded by the coding sequence ATGATTGAAATAGGAAAATACAATACGCTTACCATACTACGCGATACCAAAGTGGGTTTGTTTCTGGGAAATCCAGAAAAAGATCCGGAAGGAATACATGATATTCTTTTGCCTAACAAATACGTTCCAAACGAATTTGAAATAGGTGAGGAGCTGATTGTTTTCGTTTATTTAGACCACGAAGAAAGACCCGTTGCCACAACATTAGAACCTTATATTTTATTGAATGAATTTGCACTTTTGCGTGTGAATTATACGAATCAAGTAGGTGCTTTTATGGATTGGGGAATGGAAAAAGATATTTTGGTTCCTTTTAAAGAGCAAGCGCGTCCTATGGAAAAAGGAAAACGCTACTTGGTTTATCTATATATGGATGAAAAAACGAATCGTTTAGTTGCTTCAAGTAAATTGAATCAGTTTTTGAAAAATGACCACCTAACAGTTGAAAAAGGAGAAGAAGTAGATTTGATTGTTTCTCATATCACTGAATTAGGAATCAATGTGATTATTAACGAGAAGCACAAAGGATTGTTGTACAAAGATGAGGTTTATGATGATGCAATTCGTACGGGAGACCGCATGCGCGGCTATATAAAAACGATTCGTCCTGACAATAAAATCGATGTGGCATTACAAGTTCAAGGCTATCAAAGTATCGAACCAAATGCCGAAAAAATTCTTGATGAATTAAGAGCCAGCAGAGGTTTCTTGCGCTTGACGGATAATTCACATCCTGAAGATATTAAAACGGTTTTGAAGATGAGTAAGAAAACCTTCAAGAAAGCAATTGGTGCTTTATATAGAGAGAAATTAATCGAAATCAAGGAAGACGGAATTTACTTGGTTAAGGAATAA
- a CDS encoding 1,4-dihydroxy-2-naphthoyl-CoA synthase encodes MDWITAKEYEDITYKKCNGVARIAFNRPDVRNAFRPKTTAELYNAFYDAQEDTSIGVVLLSAEGPSSKDGVYSFCSGGDQNARGHQGYVGEDGQHRLNILEVQRLIRFMPKVVIAVVPGWAVGGGHSLHVVCDLTLASKEHAIFKQTDADVTSFDGGYGSAYLAKMVGQKKAREIFFLGRNYSAQDAMDMGMVNAVIPHAELEDTAYEWAQEILQKSPMAIKMLKFAMNLTDDGMVGQQVFAGEATRLAYMTEEAKEGRNAFLEKRKPNFEKKWLP; translated from the coding sequence ATGGATTGGATCACTGCTAAAGAATACGAAGATATCACTTATAAGAAATGCAATGGCGTTGCCAGAATTGCTTTCAACAGGCCGGATGTACGCAATGCGTTCCGTCCAAAAACGACTGCTGAATTGTATAATGCTTTTTATGACGCTCAGGAAGATACGTCGATAGGAGTAGTTTTACTGTCTGCCGAAGGTCCATCGTCTAAAGATGGCGTGTATTCTTTTTGCAGTGGCGGAGATCAAAACGCACGCGGTCATCAAGGCTATGTGGGAGAGGATGGACAGCACCGTTTGAATATCTTGGAAGTACAACGATTAATCCGATTCATGCCAAAAGTTGTTATCGCTGTAGTTCCAGGTTGGGCAGTAGGTGGTGGACACAGTTTACATGTAGTTTGCGATTTGACTTTGGCAAGTAAAGAGCACGCAATCTTCAAACAAACCGATGCTGATGTAACGAGTTTTGATGGCGGATACGGTTCGGCATATTTGGCTAAAATGGTTGGACAAAAAAAAGCTCGTGAGATTTTCTTCCTTGGACGCAATTATTCAGCTCAAGACGCTATGGATATGGGAATGGTTAATGCCGTTATTCCGCATGCCGAGTTAGAAGATACTGCTTACGAATGGGCGCAAGAAATTTTGCAAAAATCGCCGATGGCTATCAAAATGCTAAAATTTGCAATGAACCTTACCGATGATGGAATGGTGGGGCAGCAGGTTTTTGCTGGTGAAGCCACACGTCTTGCTTATATGACTGAAGAAGCCAAAGAAGGTAGAAATGCATTCTTAGAAAAGAGAAAACCAAATTTTGAAAAAAAGTGGTTGCCATAA
- the menA gene encoding 1,4-dihydroxy-2-naphthoate octaprenyltransferase, protein MKHWIEAARLRTLPLSVSGIIVGSMYALAHPTDEILTPTEVFNWRIFGFAILTTLGLQILSNFANDYGDGVKGTDNEDRIGPKRAIQSGVITPESMKRAIIITSALTLLSAILLIYYAFKDTNLWYSLFYLVLGILAIASAIRYTVGNTAYGYRGFGDIFVFVFFGLVSTLGVNFLYSKQLDFDLFLPAIAIGLLSVGVLNLNNMRDEASDRKSNKNTIVVKIGGAKAKKYHYFLIVTAMVLVIGFAILDHFHFDQYLFLLAYIPLTKHLITVYKNNNPKELDPELKKLALSTFALSVLLAFCMIFFFSDLLVNNY, encoded by the coding sequence ATGAAACACTGGATTGAAGCTGCACGTTTGCGTACATTACCATTATCGGTTTCGGGAATAATTGTTGGAAGCATGTATGCTTTGGCACACCCAACGGATGAAATATTAACCCCAACAGAAGTTTTTAACTGGAGAATATTTGGCTTTGCCATATTGACAACACTTGGACTTCAAATTCTGTCTAATTTTGCCAATGATTATGGTGATGGGGTAAAAGGAACTGATAATGAAGACAGAATAGGGCCAAAACGTGCTATACAAAGTGGAGTAATTACTCCTGAATCCATGAAGCGCGCTATTATAATAACATCTGCACTGACATTGCTTTCAGCGATACTGTTAATATATTATGCATTTAAAGATACTAATTTGTGGTATTCCTTATTCTATTTGGTTTTAGGTATTTTAGCCATTGCTTCGGCAATTCGTTATACGGTAGGAAATACAGCTTACGGTTACCGGGGGTTTGGTGATATCTTTGTCTTTGTGTTTTTTGGGCTGGTAAGTACTTTGGGAGTTAACTTTTTGTATTCAAAACAATTGGATTTCGACTTGTTTTTGCCTGCAATTGCTATTGGATTATTGAGCGTCGGTGTTTTAAATCTGAACAATATGCGTGACGAAGCATCGGATAGAAAGTCAAATAAAAATACAATTGTTGTGAAAATTGGCGGTGCTAAGGCTAAGAAATACCATTATTTCTTGATTGTTACAGCAATGGTTTTAGTGATAGGTTTTGCAATTTTAGACCATTTTCACTTTGATCAATACTTGTTTTTGCTAGCGTACATCCCTTTAACTAAACATTTAATTACTGTTTATAAAAACAACAACCCTAAGGAATTAGATCCCGAATTAAAAAAACTGGCACTAAGTACTTTTGCACTTTCTGTATTACTTGCCTTCTGTATGATTTTCTTCTTTTCGGATTTGCTTGTCAATAATTATTAA
- a CDS encoding metal-dependent hydrolase: MKITFYGHASLGIEVGGKHIIVDPYISANLKAGHVDVETLKADYILVTHAHGDHILDVEAIAKRTNAVIVSNAEIATYYSQKGYKAHPMNHGGSWNFDFGKLKFVSAIHSSSFPDGSYGGNPGGFVIEGEHKNIYIAGDTALTMDMKLIPMRTKLDLAILPIGDNFTMDVDDAIIASDFLDCDKILGYHYDTFGYIEIDHEAAIRKFFDKGKDLMLLEIGDFIEL; encoded by the coding sequence ATGAAAATAACATTTTACGGTCACGCTTCATTGGGTATAGAAGTTGGTGGCAAACACATTATTGTTGATCCTTATATTTCTGCTAATTTAAAAGCGGGTCATGTTGATGTCGAAACCTTAAAAGCAGATTACATTTTAGTAACGCACGCCCATGGAGATCATATTCTGGATGTGGAGGCAATTGCCAAAAGAACCAATGCAGTAATTGTTTCCAATGCTGAAATTGCCACTTATTATTCTCAAAAAGGGTATAAGGCACATCCTATGAATCATGGCGGAAGCTGGAATTTTGACTTTGGGAAACTAAAATTTGTAAGTGCAATTCATTCCAGTTCATTTCCTGACGGAAGTTATGGAGGAAATCCTGGTGGTTTTGTTATTGAAGGGGAGCATAAAAATATCTACATTGCTGGTGATACGGCGCTTACAATGGACATGAAGCTAATTCCTATGCGTACTAAACTAGATTTAGCGATTCTGCCAATAGGTGATAATTTCACGATGGATGTTGACGATGCCATTATTGCTTCTGATTTCCTGGATTGTGATAAAATTCTGGGGTATCATTACGACACTTTTGGTTATATAGAAATCGATCATGAAGCTGCTATTCGCAAATTCTTCGATAAAGGAAAAGATTTGATGTTACTGGAAATAGGGGATTTTATAGAATTATAA